A single window of Trichocoleus sp. DNA harbors:
- a CDS encoding alcohol dehydrogenase catalytic domain-containing protein, which translates to MLAAVLYGQEDLRLETVTDPSPAPGEVVIRVGAATTCGTDLKVWRRGGHARMLKPPTLFGHEAAGEIVAIGSGVTGWQIGDRVVANNSAPCMACFFCKKQEYSLCTDLCFNNGTFAEYLKIPAPIVQHNLLRIPEGLPDAMASMTEPLACVLHGVARSNVKPNDRVVVIGDGAIGLMFVAALALGYPTERGCRDEARPQVFLFGGSDERLRVGEQFGAVKTFNHRQVTDIPSVVKDLTDGWGADIVIEATGSPQVWETAIACARPGATVNLFGGCPRDTTITVSTEQLHYSELTLKGVFHNTPFYVREALDLLTSWVLPLELMISDRQPLKNLEQVFYEMRDRKVIKVAIEPGLG; encoded by the coding sequence GTGCTAGCAGCAGTACTGTATGGGCAAGAGGATTTGCGCCTGGAGACAGTGACAGATCCAAGCCCTGCGCCTGGGGAAGTGGTGATTCGGGTGGGTGCAGCGACGACCTGCGGTACTGATTTGAAAGTCTGGCGGCGGGGCGGTCATGCACGGATGTTGAAGCCCCCAACACTGTTTGGGCATGAAGCAGCAGGAGAAATTGTGGCGATTGGCTCTGGGGTGACGGGCTGGCAAATTGGCGATCGCGTTGTTGCAAATAATTCTGCCCCCTGTATGGCGTGCTTTTTCTGCAAGAAGCAGGAATATTCGCTCTGTACCGATCTTTGCTTCAATAACGGCACGTTTGCGGAGTATCTAAAAATCCCGGCACCAATCGTTCAGCACAATCTGTTGCGAATTCCGGAAGGATTACCAGATGCAATGGCATCGATGACAGAACCACTTGCCTGCGTGCTGCATGGAGTGGCTCGCTCAAATGTGAAACCAAACGATCGGGTGGTCGTGATTGGGGATGGGGCGATCGGGCTGATGTTCGTTGCAGCATTGGCGCTGGGGTATCCAACAGAAAGAGGATGCAGAGACGAAGCAAGACCTCAGGTGTTTTTGTTTGGGGGGAGTGACGAGCGACTGAGGGTCGGAGAGCAATTTGGAGCAGTAAAGACGTTTAATCATCGACAAGTGACAGATATCCCCTCAGTGGTAAAAGACCTGACCGACGGGTGGGGAGCCGATATTGTGATTGAAGCGACAGGATCACCGCAAGTGTGGGAGACAGCGATCGCTTGTGCGCGTCCGGGAGCAACGGTGAACTTGTTTGGAGGTTGTCCGCGAGATACAACAATTACCGTCAGCACAGAGCAACTGCACTACAGCGAACTAACCCTGAAGGGAGTGTTTCACAATACGCCCTTTTATGTGCGAGAAGCACTAGATCTGCTGACGAGCTGGGTTTTGCCGCTGGAGCTGATGATTAGCGATCGGCAGCCGCTCAAGAACCTAGAGCAGGTATTTTATGAGATGCGCGATCGAAAGGTGATTAAGGTAGCGATCGAGCCTGGTTTGGGGTAA
- a CDS encoding PD-(D/E)XK nuclease family protein, translating into MSYLLSAAKLQTYYRCPRAYYFRYERRVEGASFFGSTVLGTSLHQALAQIYQDWHYQDPIPGVDWIDHCWNQQVNDLSPSQIVEGRSILRRYYQSFIATQSSMRKPVAVEGRIQGTLRVENLEFILTGRYDRIDYLEDGLELIDYKSAKEVDYSESDEIDLQIGLYYLALEQRYQRGLKQMSLLYLRTGEKICFEATPNQRQRVQELIGDLAVELRRDQRWHPFPGDQCNRCAYARYCPAMKSDPEPLPSDARPQKGLQLVLSI; encoded by the coding sequence ATGTCTTACCTTCTCTCCGCTGCCAAGCTGCAAACGTACTATCGCTGTCCTCGTGCCTACTATTTTCGCTATGAGCGACGGGTTGAAGGAGCATCCTTCTTCGGTTCAACCGTTCTAGGGACATCGCTACACCAAGCTTTGGCTCAAATTTATCAAGATTGGCACTACCAAGACCCTATCCCTGGCGTAGATTGGATTGATCACTGCTGGAATCAGCAAGTTAACGATTTGTCACCCAGCCAAATTGTTGAGGGACGATCGATCCTGCGACGATACTACCAGTCTTTCATTGCCACTCAATCCTCCATGCGAAAGCCTGTAGCAGTAGAAGGCAGAATTCAAGGAACGCTACGGGTAGAGAATTTAGAGTTTATCTTAACTGGACGGTACGATCGGATCGACTATCTGGAGGATGGGCTAGAACTAATCGACTATAAGTCTGCCAAAGAAGTTGATTATTCCGAGTCAGATGAGATCGATCTACAAATTGGGCTTTACTACCTCGCGTTGGAACAGCGCTATCAGCGTGGACTGAAGCAAATGAGCCTACTTTATTTACGAACAGGCGAAAAAATCTGCTTTGAAGCCACGCCAAATCAACGTCAGCGGGTTCAAGAACTGATTGGCGACTTGGCAGTAGAACTTCGGCGCGATCAGCGTTGGCATCCTTTTCCGGGTGATCAGTGCAACCGTTGTGCTTATGCGCGGTACTGTCCAGCGATGAAATCCGACCCTGAGCCGTTGCCCAGTGATGCTCGTCCTCAAAAGGGATTGCAGCTTGTCTTAAGCATATAA
- a CDS encoding phosphoribosyltransferase: MPDLYVSWSDYHQQIEQLALKIYQSNWKFNQIICLARGGLRVGDILSRIFDQPLAILSTASYGGENNQVRSSIIFSHDLTMTTANLGSHILLVDDLVDSGTSLKKTYSWLDRKYGFYIEEIRSAVLWYKACSVIAPDYYVDYLDNNPWIHQPFELYEQMDPADLERRLQEG; encoded by the coding sequence ATGCCAGATCTCTACGTTTCCTGGTCAGACTATCATCAACAAATTGAGCAGCTTGCCCTCAAGATCTATCAGTCCAATTGGAAATTTAACCAGATTATCTGTCTTGCCAGGGGTGGCTTACGCGTCGGTGATATTCTCTCGCGTATTTTTGACCAACCTTTAGCAATTCTCTCAACTGCCTCTTACGGTGGCGAGAATAATCAGGTACGCAGCTCGATCATCTTTTCCCATGATTTGACCATGACAACTGCAAATCTGGGCAGCCATATCCTTTTGGTTGATGATCTCGTGGATTCGGGAACAAGCCTCAAGAAAACTTATAGCTGGCTCGATCGCAAATACGGCTTTTACATTGAAGAAATCCGCAGCGCCGTTCTCTGGTACAAAGCCTGCTCGGTCATCGCGCCTGATTATTACGTCGATTATTTGGATAACAACCCCTGGATTCACCAACCGTTTGAGCTGTATGAGCAGATGGATCCAGCAGATCTAGAGAGGAGATTGCAGGAAGGATAA